In one Mucilaginibacter sp. PAMB04168 genomic region, the following are encoded:
- a CDS encoding 1-deoxy-D-xylulose-5-phosphate reductoisomerase: MHSSSQTGIKNIAILGSTGSIGTQTLEVISENPDRFKAHVLTAHRNADLLIEQALQYAPAYAVICDVSLYAQVKQALAHTQTKVLAGYDEVKHIVTLPEIDVVLTAMVGFAGLEPTINAVKAGKDIALANKETLVVAGELITALAKQHNVKLLPVDSEHSAIFQCLAGEELNPIEKIILTASGGPFRGKDKNFLSNVTRHQALKHPNWVMGAKITIDSASLMNKGLEVIEAKWLFDLSLEQIEVIVHPQSIVHSLVQFEDGSMKAQMGLPDMKLPIQYALGYPERIKNNYKRFDFTAYPNLSFEKPDMATFRNLALAYEALGTAGNMPCIVNAANEVAVAGFLADQVSFLGMSDVIEHCMQKIPVMTQPTLADYLATDKETRILAQNLIEQMPLKALTV; encoded by the coding sequence ATGCACAGTTCGTCCCAAACAGGAATTAAAAACATAGCTATTCTCGGCTCAACCGGCAGCATTGGCACACAAACGCTCGAGGTAATTTCCGAAAATCCAGACCGGTTTAAGGCCCATGTGCTTACCGCGCATCGCAATGCCGATTTACTGATTGAGCAGGCTTTACAATACGCCCCCGCCTATGCAGTAATATGTGATGTAAGCCTTTATGCACAGGTTAAGCAGGCTCTTGCGCATACCCAAACCAAAGTACTGGCTGGTTATGATGAGGTAAAACATATAGTTACCTTGCCCGAAATTGATGTGGTGCTTACCGCTATGGTAGGGTTTGCCGGGCTTGAGCCAACCATTAACGCGGTAAAAGCAGGTAAGGATATTGCCTTGGCCAACAAGGAAACTTTGGTGGTAGCCGGTGAGTTGATTACTGCGCTGGCTAAGCAGCACAACGTAAAGTTGCTACCGGTTGATTCCGAACATTCGGCTATCTTTCAGTGCCTGGCGGGCGAGGAATTGAACCCTATAGAAAAAATCATATTAACCGCCTCTGGTGGCCCTTTTAGGGGCAAGGATAAAAACTTTTTATCCAACGTTACCCGCCATCAGGCGCTAAAGCATCCTAATTGGGTAATGGGTGCCAAAATCACTATTGATTCGGCCTCGCTCATGAACAAAGGGTTGGAAGTGATAGAAGCTAAATGGCTGTTCGACTTATCGCTGGAGCAAATTGAAGTGATTGTTCACCCGCAGTCTATCGTTCATTCACTGGTGCAGTTTGAGGATGGCTCCATGAAGGCACAAATGGGTTTGCCCGACATGAAATTGCCTATACAATACGCCTTAGGTTACCCTGAGCGTATCAAAAACAACTACAAGCGGTTTGATTTTACCGCCTACCCGAATCTTAGTTTCGAGAAGCCCGATATGGCAACTTTCCGTAACCTGGCCCTTGCTTATGAAGCATTGGGCACCGCCGGCAATATGCCTTGCATAGTAAATGCTGCCAACGAGGTGGCCGTGGCCGGTTTCCTGGCCGATCAGGTGAGCTTTTTGGGCATGAGTGATGTAATTGAACACTGCATGCAGAAAATACCGGTCATGACACAACCAACTTTAGCCGATTATTTGGCTACTGATAAAGAAACA
- a CDS encoding Pycsar system effector family protein yields MNYQQLLEKVKQQVLSYFKLRNNESLLYHNRTHTEDVVAAAVQIANHYQLDDHDFFVVTAAAWFHDTGYLENMSNHEERSAHLAEEFLRAQYADEAVIQEVKNCIMATRMPQNPVGLLQEIICDADLFHLGTEGFDAKNKQLRKECKTALNYDYTKQDWRIKTIKFMESQHYHTDYARMLLADQKEKNIQELKDKVAAWEEKNKAAEAGSKEEVQEPAVPIQQAPAQQGVNLADIGKKTETPGATDKEATIFQEKTGKKKERPDKGIETMFRVSSSNHQRLSDMADNKAHIMITVNSIILSAIISLLLRRLEDYSYLIIPTFIILVVSLTTMIFAILATRPSIPEGRFSQQDVNDKKVNLLFFGNFYRMNLPEYIAGMRNVMADREYLYGSLIIDVYSQGVVLGRKYRLLRISYNIFMFGLIASVLAFIIASAVNGDGGKH; encoded by the coding sequence ATGAACTATCAACAACTGCTGGAAAAAGTAAAACAGCAGGTCTTATCGTATTTTAAGCTTCGTAACAACGAAAGTTTACTCTATCATAACCGTACCCATACAGAGGATGTGGTTGCAGCGGCAGTGCAAATAGCCAATCATTACCAGCTGGATGATCATGATTTTTTTGTGGTAACGGCGGCGGCCTGGTTTCATGATACCGGTTACCTCGAGAACATGAGCAACCATGAGGAGCGAAGCGCACATTTAGCCGAAGAATTTTTAAGGGCACAGTACGCCGACGAAGCGGTGATACAGGAAGTGAAAAACTGTATTATGGCTACCCGCATGCCGCAAAACCCGGTAGGGCTGTTGCAAGAAATTATATGCGACGCTGATTTATTTCATCTGGGCACCGAAGGCTTTGATGCTAAGAACAAGCAATTGCGTAAGGAGTGTAAAACAGCTTTAAACTACGATTATACAAAGCAGGACTGGCGCATAAAGACCATTAAGTTTATGGAAAGCCAGCATTACCATACAGATTACGCACGGATGCTGCTTGCCGATCAAAAAGAAAAAAATATTCAGGAATTAAAAGATAAAGTTGCTGCCTGGGAAGAAAAAAATAAAGCCGCTGAAGCAGGGAGTAAAGAAGAAGTGCAGGAGCCGGCAGTGCCCATACAACAAGCGCCAGCCCAACAAGGCGTAAATCTGGCCGATATTGGCAAGAAAACAGAGACTCCCGGTGCAACCGACAAGGAGGCTACTATATTTCAAGAAAAGACCGGGAAAAAGAAAGAGCGCCCTGATAAAGGTATTGAAACCATGTTCAGGGTTAGTTCGAGCAATCACCAGCGTCTTAGTGATATGGCCGACAATAAGGCGCATATCATGATTACGGTTAATTCGATCATTCTGTCGGCCATTATTAGTTTACTGTTGCGCCGCCTGGAGGATTACAGTTACCTGATTATCCCTACATTCATTATTCTGGTGGTTAGTTTAACAACCATGATTTTTGCCATACTGGCCACCCGCCCCTCTATACCCGAAGGCCGGTTTTCTCAACAGGACGTTAATGATAAAAAAGTGAATTTGCTTTTCTTCGGTAATTTTTACCGTATGAATTTGCCCGAATATATAGCCGGGATGCGTAACGTAATGGCCGATCGTGAATATTTGTACGGCAGCCTTATTATTGACGTATACTCGCAGGGCGTTGTCCTGGGCCGTAAGTACCGGCTGCTGCGCATATCCTATAACATATTTATGTTTGGTTTAATAGCCTCAGTATTGGCATTCATTATTGCCTCTGCTGTTAATGGCGATGGTGGTAAACACTAA
- a CDS encoding phosphatase PAP2 family protein translates to MKSIILFKTLPVIAIFILFNLRLEAQVMQEPFGRSLDDRIMIHLAENRTPERTGFYYFMSKTNIYGNLLTPAGLLIGGTISNDKAMRQNALYVASSSAISYGTILLIKRIFKRPRPFRGNFRIVPVYIAGDYSFPSGHASSSMSTATSLSMLYPKWYVIAPAFLWAGSVSYSRMYLGLHYPSDVATGTLIGAGTSVYLNTIRNRVQ, encoded by the coding sequence ATGAAGAGCATCATTCTTTTTAAGACACTGCCTGTAATAGCCATTTTTATACTTTTTAATTTGCGGCTAGAAGCCCAGGTTATGCAAGAGCCGTTTGGCCGAAGCCTGGACGACCGGATCATGATTCATTTGGCCGAAAACCGCACACCCGAACGCACCGGCTTTTACTATTTCATGTCGAAAACCAATATTTACGGAAATTTACTCACACCGGCGGGCTTACTCATAGGCGGCACCATAAGCAATGATAAAGCCATGCGCCAAAATGCATTGTATGTTGCCAGCAGTTCTGCTATTTCATATGGTACTATATTACTAATCAAGCGAATTTTTAAGCGCCCGCGGCCATTCAGGGGTAATTTCCGCATTGTACCTGTATATATTGCCGGCGATTATTCATTCCCTTCAGGGCATGCTTCATCTTCCATGAGCACGGCTACATCACTTTCTATGCTTTACCCTAAATGGTATGTGATAGCTCCCGCATTTTTATGGGCTGGCTCCGTTAGTTATTCGAGAATGTACCTGGGCCTGCATTACCCCAGCGATGTTGCCACCGGAACGCTTATAGGTGCCGGTACATCCGTTTATTTAAACACAATCAGGAACAGGGTGCAATAG
- a CDS encoding glycosyltransferase family 2 protein, with protein sequence MDISVVVPLFNEVESLPELTTWISRVMDENRFTYEILLVDDGSKDGSWEMICKLHGHNPHVKGIKFRRNYGKSAALNTGFEAAQGNVVITMDADLQDSPDEIPELYRRISEENYDLISGWKAKRYDPLTKTIPTRLFNAATRSMSGINNLHDFNCGLKAYRKAVVKNIEVYGEMHRYIPVIAKWAGFTKIGEQVVEHRARKYGKTKFGMSRFINGFLDLLSIFFVGKFGKRPMHFFGSMGVLSFFIGLVMTTWIIAEKLIHIAHNEKYRDATDSTMFYLALVAIVVGSQLFLTGFVAELVSRNSPERNNYQIEDKV encoded by the coding sequence ATGGATATTTCAGTTGTTGTACCCTTATTTAACGAAGTAGAATCGTTACCCGAACTAACCACTTGGATTAGCCGGGTAATGGATGAAAACCGTTTTACTTACGAAATACTTTTGGTTGATGATGGCAGTAAGGACGGATCATGGGAAATGATCTGCAAGCTGCACGGCCATAACCCGCACGTTAAGGGTATCAAATTCAGGCGCAATTATGGAAAATCTGCCGCCTTAAATACAGGTTTTGAGGCCGCGCAAGGCAATGTGGTGATTACTATGGATGCCGATTTGCAGGATAGCCCCGACGAAATACCCGAGCTATACCGCCGTATTAGTGAAGAAAATTATGATCTGATATCAGGCTGGAAAGCTAAACGGTATGATCCGCTAACCAAAACCATACCTACCCGTTTATTTAACGCGGCTACACGCAGCATGTCTGGCATTAATAATCTGCACGATTTTAATTGCGGCTTAAAGGCCTATCGCAAAGCTGTGGTCAAAAATATTGAGGTTTATGGCGAGATGCACCGTTACATACCGGTAATTGCCAAATGGGCCGGCTTCACTAAAATTGGCGAACAGGTAGTGGAACATCGCGCCCGCAAATACGGCAAAACCAAATTTGGCATGAGCCGCTTTATTAACGGCTTCCTCGACCTGCTTTCCATCTTTTTTGTAGGAAAATTTGGCAAACGCCCCATGCACTTTTTTGGTTCAATGGGTGTGCTGAGCTTTTTCATCGGCTTAGTAATGACCACATGGATTATTGCGGAAAAGCTGATTCACATTGCGCACAATGAAAAATATCGCGATGCAACAGATAGCACCATGTTTTACCTTGCTTTGGTGGCCATTGTGGTAGGTTCGCAGCTATTTTTAACCGGGTTTGTGGCCGAACTGGTATCACGCAATTCGCCTGAGCGAAACAATTATCAAATAGAAGACAAAGTTTAA
- a CDS encoding GH3 auxin-responsive promoter family protein, whose amino-acid sequence MGLKSVLSKLFAARVNRHINHMRQNAVQLQHQTLLHLIKQASATAFGKDHHFQNIHTYEDFKLNVPVRDYEDLRPYIDRVTHGEPDVMWPGKPAYLAKTSGTTSGVKYIPISKESMPEHIKAARNALLSYIHETGKADFVDGKMIFLQGSPVMSKKAGIATGRLSGIVAHHVPAYLQKNRLPSYEVNCIDDWEQKVDAIVEETYDADMRLISGIPPWCQMYFDRLSAKAGGKKIKDIFPNFKLFVYGGVNYEPYRARIEESIGFGIDTIETYPASEGFIAFQDSQKDKGLLLLADSGIFYEFIPSEEYFNENPSRLSLGQVELNKNYALILNTNAGLWGYSIGDTVKFTSLNPYKIVVSGRIKHYISAFGEHVIGEEVEHALMSVAREEGVDVVEFTVAPQVNPADGLPYHEWFVEFGKTPADMPAFAQKVDRVLQQKNIYYYDLIEGNILRPLVVRCLQPDSFINFMRSQGKLGGQNKVPRLSNDRKIADALAGYII is encoded by the coding sequence ATGGGGTTAAAATCCGTTTTAAGTAAACTTTTTGCAGCCCGGGTAAACCGCCACATAAACCACATGCGGCAAAATGCCGTGCAGCTACAGCACCAAACGCTGCTGCACTTAATTAAACAAGCGTCAGCAACCGCCTTTGGCAAAGACCACCACTTCCAAAACATTCATACCTACGAAGATTTTAAACTTAACGTACCCGTGCGCGATTACGAGGACTTGCGCCCGTACATTGACCGGGTTACGCATGGCGAACCGGATGTAATGTGGCCGGGCAAGCCTGCTTATCTTGCCAAAACATCGGGTACTACATCGGGCGTTAAATATATACCAATCTCAAAAGAGAGCATGCCCGAGCATATCAAAGCCGCACGCAATGCATTGCTTAGTTACATTCATGAAACCGGCAAGGCGGATTTTGTAGACGGAAAGATGATATTTTTGCAAGGCAGCCCGGTAATGAGCAAAAAAGCCGGTATTGCTACAGGTCGTTTATCGGGCATAGTGGCGCACCATGTACCTGCATATCTGCAAAAAAACAGACTGCCCAGTTACGAAGTAAATTGTATTGACGACTGGGAGCAAAAAGTGGATGCCATAGTGGAAGAAACTTACGATGCCGATATGCGCCTTATATCGGGCATACCGCCCTGGTGCCAAATGTACTTTGACCGGCTTTCGGCGAAAGCTGGCGGTAAAAAGATCAAAGACATTTTTCCTAACTTTAAGTTGTTTGTTTACGGTGGGGTAAATTACGAACCCTATCGGGCACGAATTGAAGAAAGCATAGGCTTTGGTATAGACACGATAGAAACTTACCCTGCATCAGAAGGCTTTATTGCCTTTCAGGATTCTCAAAAAGACAAAGGCTTACTTTTGCTGGCAGATTCGGGCATATTTTACGAGTTTATCCCTTCAGAAGAATATTTTAATGAAAATCCCAGCCGTCTAAGCCTCGGTCAGGTTGAATTAAATAAGAACTATGCCCTTATACTCAATACAAATGCCGGCTTATGGGGTTACAGCATTGGCGATACCGTCAAGTTCACATCCCTTAACCCTTACAAAATTGTAGTAAGCGGCCGCATTAAACACTATATATCAGCATTTGGCGAGCATGTGATTGGCGAGGAAGTAGAACATGCTTTAATGAGTGTAGCCCGTGAAGAAGGTGTAGATGTAGTAGAATTTACAGTAGCACCGCAGGTTAACCCGGCCGATGGTTTGCCCTACCACGAATGGTTTGTTGAGTTTGGCAAAACACCTGCAGATATGCCGGCTTTTGCACAAAAGGTGGACAGGGTGCTGCAGCAAAAAAATATTTATTACTATGACCTCATTGAGGGTAACATTTTGCGCCCTTTGGTAGTCAGATGTCTGCAACCGGATAGTTTTATTAATTTTATGCGCTCGCAAGGGAAGCTTGGCGGGCAAAACAAAGTACCCCGGCTATCAAACGATCGTAAGATTGCGGATGCCCTTGCTGGTTATATTATTTAA
- the ppk1 gene encoding polyphosphate kinase 1, with the protein MHPKFFNRDVSWLSFNERVLQEAERKSLPLLERINFLSIYSSNLDEFYRVRMPVLSALNRLHSRNKETGGVNVQADDLLKAQQLIQKNQEQYGQILTQSILPELKAQGVNLLYKEEFPPQIVRQIADYFLSQVMAFLQPVTLTAGGSFFPENNKLYFLIELGNEGGGQERIVALNIPSDELPRFYSLTVQGAYYIVLLDDIIRYNLDKIFSEEIKGCHSFKITRDAEFDFEDEYTGDLADQLERQLRKRDYGFATRFLHEPGLSLRVIQNVSSILNLNESSIVEGGRYHNLKDLASLPVSNPALKAEKWPALRFDALSETQSLLDMMGMKDYVLHPPYHSYDTILRFFNEAAIRPDVEEIYVSLYRVASDSKIVNALISAAKNGKKVNVMVELKARFDEANNIKWAKKLKAAGARLIYSVTALKVHAKIALVKLRSGERMQYRGLLATGNFNENTARFYTDHILLTGNRDLLREMELLFIFLSKRKKPAEVSIRPFKHLLVAQFNLQERFMQLIDREIENHQQGLPSSIIIKMNNLEEEKLINKLYEASNAGVKVQLIVRSICRLVPGVPGQSENITVTRIVDRYLEHGRIFIFGNNGSTEVFMGSSDWMNRNIYHRIEVCFPVYNADVKQEIMQLIDLQLQDNTQAVYIDTQLNNIPVMHNEPAVRSQQQIYALLQKKAQSV; encoded by the coding sequence ATGCATCCAAAATTCTTTAACCGCGATGTAAGCTGGCTTTCGTTCAATGAGCGTGTGCTGCAGGAGGCTGAACGCAAAAGCTTGCCATTACTGGAAAGGATTAACTTTTTGTCTATCTATTCCTCAAACCTGGATGAGTTTTATCGTGTGCGGATGCCGGTACTATCGGCCTTAAACCGTTTGCACAGCCGCAATAAGGAAACAGGAGGGGTAAATGTTCAGGCTGATGATTTGCTTAAAGCCCAGCAACTTATACAAAAAAACCAGGAGCAGTACGGGCAGATCCTTACCCAGAGCATTCTGCCCGAATTGAAAGCACAGGGTGTTAATCTGCTTTATAAAGAAGAATTCCCACCACAGATTGTTCGGCAAATAGCCGACTACTTTTTGAGCCAGGTGATGGCATTTTTGCAGCCGGTTACACTTACAGCGGGAGGTAGTTTTTTCCCCGAGAACAATAAGCTTTACTTTTTAATTGAACTGGGTAATGAGGGTGGTGGGCAGGAACGCATTGTTGCCTTAAATATACCATCTGATGAACTACCGCGCTTTTACAGCCTGACCGTTCAGGGAGCATATTACATCGTTTTATTGGATGATATTATACGCTATAATCTCGACAAGATTTTCTCAGAGGAAATAAAAGGATGCCACAGCTTTAAAATTACCCGCGATGCTGAATTTGATTTTGAAGACGAGTATACCGGCGATTTAGCCGATCAGTTGGAGCGGCAGTTGCGCAAGCGGGATTATGGTTTTGCTACCCGCTTTTTACATGAACCTGGCCTATCCCTCCGGGTAATACAAAATGTAAGCAGCATACTCAACCTGAATGAGAGTAGTATTGTTGAGGGAGGACGTTACCATAACTTAAAAGATCTAGCCTCGTTACCGGTTAGTAACCCAGCCCTGAAAGCCGAAAAATGGCCGGCGTTGCGTTTTGATGCGTTGTCTGAAACACAATCATTGCTCGATATGATGGGTATGAAGGATTACGTTTTGCATCCGCCGTATCACAGCTACGATACCATACTGCGTTTTTTTAACGAAGCTGCCATAAGGCCCGATGTGGAAGAGATTTATGTATCCCTATACCGGGTGGCCAGCGATTCTAAAATCGTAAATGCACTCATCAGTGCGGCCAAAAATGGCAAAAAGGTAAACGTAATGGTGGAGCTGAAAGCCCGTTTTGACGAAGCTAACAATATTAAATGGGCCAAAAAACTGAAGGCGGCAGGTGCAAGGCTAATTTATAGTGTTACCGCCCTTAAGGTGCACGCCAAAATAGCCCTGGTTAAGTTACGCTCGGGCGAGCGCATGCAGTACAGAGGCTTGCTGGCCACAGGTAATTTTAACGAGAACACCGCCCGGTTTTATACCGATCATATCTTACTCACAGGCAACCGCGACTTGCTGCGCGAAATGGAACTGCTCTTTATCTTTCTGTCGAAGAGGAAGAAGCCTGCCGAGGTTAGTATCAGGCCGTTTAAACATCTGCTGGTGGCACAGTTTAACTTGCAAGAGCGCTTTATGCAGCTTATAGACCGCGAGATTGAAAACCATCAGCAAGGTCTGCCATCGTCCATCATCATTAAGATGAATAACCTGGAGGAAGAAAAGCTGATTAATAAACTTTACGAGGCCTCAAACGCCGGGGTTAAAGTGCAGTTGATTGTGCGTAGCATTTGCAGGCTGGTGCCTGGCGTTCCTGGTCAGAGTGAAAATATTACGGTAACCCGTATTGTAGACCGCTACCTGGAACATGGCCGAATATTCATATTTGGCAATAATGGCAGTACAGAGGTTTTTATGGGCTCGTCAGACTGGATGAACCGCAATATTTACCACCGTATTGAGGTATGCTTTCCTGTATACAATGCAGATGTAAAACAGGAGATTATGCAGCTGATTGATCTGCAATTGCAGGATAACACACAGGCTGTATATATAGACACACAATTAAACAATATACCTGTTATGCACAATGAACCGGCTGTAAGGTCGCAACAACAGATATATGCCTTGCTGCAGAAAAAAGCGCAAAGCGTTTAG
- a CDS encoding SdiA-regulated domain-containing protein — MKNIALFISIGLSLMLCSCAQSQQKQYKSPKGYNLKEGTKYKMPEDLLEISGHTFKDGDGRTLYAIQDEDGKLYYGKLTEDMKVSHTKFGKHGDYEDVAINGDQVIVLKSNGKLYMFPISEIGEQELSNVKELVNILPPGEYESMYADAAAHKLYVLCKNCADEKTTKSSTGYVFNIQPNDSLQMAGNFKIEVKQITKLLGDDKIKFRPSAMAKNPITNEWFIVSAVNGLLVVADEKWQVKEVYPLNHKTFLQPEGIAFDKKGNLYISSEGDEFSKGSVMKFTRF, encoded by the coding sequence ATGAAAAATATTGCATTATTTATTTCTATCGGCCTGAGTTTGATGCTCTGCTCTTGTGCGCAAAGTCAGCAAAAACAATATAAAAGCCCCAAAGGATACAATTTAAAAGAGGGAACTAAGTACAAAATGCCGGAAGATTTGCTGGAGATATCGGGGCATACTTTTAAAGACGGCGACGGCCGCACATTGTACGCTATACAGGATGAGGACGGCAAATTGTATTATGGTAAGCTTACCGAAGACATGAAAGTAAGCCACACCAAATTTGGCAAACATGGCGATTATGAAGATGTAGCCATCAACGGAGACCAGGTTATTGTACTTAAAAGCAATGGTAAACTTTACATGTTTCCCATTAGCGAAATTGGTGAGCAAGAACTGTCGAACGTAAAAGAGCTGGTTAATATTCTCCCACCCGGCGAGTACGAAAGTATGTACGCCGATGCAGCAGCGCATAAGTTGTATGTACTATGCAAAAATTGTGCAGATGAAAAAACAACCAAAAGCAGTACAGGTTACGTGTTCAACATTCAGCCTAATGATAGTTTGCAAATGGCCGGCAACTTTAAAATTGAGGTTAAACAAATTACTAAGTTATTAGGCGATGATAAGATCAAGTTCAGGCCATCGGCTATGGCTAAAAACCCGATTACCAATGAGTGGTTCATCGTATCGGCTGTAAATGGCCTGTTAGTGGTAGCTGATGAAAAGTGGCAGGTTAAAGAAGTTTATCCGCTTAATCATAAAACGTTTTTGCAGCCGGAGGGTATTGCGTTTGACAAGAAGGGTAATCTCTACATCTCAAGCGAAGGGGATGAGTTTAGCAAAGGCAGTGTTATGAAGTTTACCCGATTTTAA
- a CDS encoding glycosyltransferase, with product MFFSIIIPLYNRPQEIKELLESLMRQTYRQFEVLVIEDGSVKDAKDIVAAFAADLDVHYYFKPNEGQGFSRNFGFERAKGDYFIIFDSDILVPENYLEVVNNRLETDYLDAYGGPDDAHPSFTPMQKAISYSMTSPFTTGGIRGNKKGIGQFHPRSFNMGVSRQVWQKLGGFIITRLGEDIEYSIRIHTAGFKIGLIPEAKVYHKRRTSYSQFYKQLHFFGRSRINIYKFFPSELKAVHFFPAVFTLGVMFTLIANLFGWPVAWLGNAVLVIFTLLIFFHSLSKNKSLKVAFLSIGAAFIQLIAYGLGFMQDYGKRIILKQS from the coding sequence ATGTTTTTCTCCATCATCATACCACTTTATAACCGCCCGCAGGAGATTAAAGAACTGCTGGAAAGCCTTATGCGCCAAACTTACCGGCAGTTTGAGGTTTTAGTAATTGAGGATGGTTCGGTTAAAGATGCAAAAGACATTGTAGCCGCATTTGCAGCAGATCTGGACGTACACTATTATTTCAAGCCCAACGAAGGCCAGGGTTTTAGCCGCAACTTTGGTTTTGAACGAGCCAAAGGCGACTATTTTATCATCTTCGACTCAGATATACTGGTGCCTGAAAATTACCTTGAGGTGGTCAACAATCGCCTCGAAACCGATTACCTGGATGCTTATGGCGGGCCTGATGATGCACATCCATCATTTACGCCCATGCAAAAGGCCATTAGTTATTCCATGACCTCGCCATTTACTACAGGCGGCATACGTGGCAATAAAAAAGGTATTGGCCAGTTTCATCCGCGCAGCTTTAATATGGGCGTATCACGACAGGTGTGGCAAAAACTTGGCGGCTTCATCATTACCCGCTTGGGTGAGGATATTGAGTACAGTATCCGCATTCATACCGCCGGTTTTAAAATAGGCTTGATACCCGAAGCCAAGGTTTACCACAAGCGGCGCACCAGTTACAGCCAGTTTTATAAGCAGCTTCATTTTTTTGGTAGGTCGCGCATCAATATCTACAAATTCTTTCCGTCAGAGTTGAAGGCCGTGCATTTTTTCCCGGCAGTATTTACACTTGGGGTTATGTTTACGCTTATAGCTAATTTGTTTGGCTGGCCTGTTGCCTGGTTGGGCAATGCGGTATTGGTGATATTCACTTTGTTAATATTTTTTCATTCGCTGTCTAAAAACAAATCGTTAAAAGTTGCATTTTTGAGCATAGGCGCAGCCTTCATTCAACTTATAGCTTACGGCCTGGGTTTTATGCAGGACTATGGTAAGCGCATTATTTTAAAACAATCATAA